From the genome of Wolbachia endosymbiont (group B) of Parapoynx stratiotata, one region includes:
- a CDS encoding IS256 family transposase, producing MGQANRTTGLVDYKELETNILSSIREGRPLTGRDGALTPFIKRLLEASLEGEIESHMSAKSEENNRRNGRNAKTLRTSSGSFELLTPRDREGSFEPQIVKKRQTSLHPELEAKVLSTYASGMGYRDIASHVEEIYDHKISAAEISSITDKLLPVINEWRSRPLQSVYPIVFMDGMFFKVKEDGHCISKCMYNILGINQNGRKEVLGFYLAESEGANFWLGVLNDLKERGVEDILIACIDGLKSFPAAINSVFPKAEVQLCIVHQIRNSLKYVSSKDVKVFMNDLKKIYRASSKEIAENYLLELEEKWGEKYPLVIKSWQNNWENLSSYFKYSGQVRKLIYTTNPIEGLHRQIRKFTKTKGSFTSTNALYKQVYCAIKKVEQKWIMALPNWALTMSQLDIFFPDRLKIELN from the coding sequence ATGGGTCAAGCAAATAGAACTACTGGTTTGGTAGATTATAAAGAATTAGAAACAAATATCCTGTCATCTATACGAGAAGGAAGACCATTGACAGGAAGAGATGGAGCATTAACACCGTTTATAAAAAGGTTGCTAGAGGCAAGTCTGGAAGGTGAAATAGAAAGCCACATGTCAGCTAAAAGTGAAGAAAATAACCGAAGAAATGGAAGGAATGCAAAAACTTTACGTACAAGTTCAGGCTCATTTGAACTATTAACACCAAGAGACAGAGAAGGAAGCTTTGAACCGCAAATAGTCAAAAAAAGGCAAACAAGCCTACATCCAGAACTTGAAGCAAAGGTCTTAAGCACATATGCCAGTGGCATGGGATACAGAGATATAGCTTCACATGTTGAGGAAATATATGACCACAAAATATCAGCAGCAGAGATATCCAGTATTACTGATAAACTGCTACCAGTAATCAATGAATGGCGCAGCCGCCCACTGCAATCAGTGTATCCAATAGTGTTTATGGATGGCATGTTCTTTAAGGTCAAGGAGGACGGACATTGTATAAGTAAATGCATGTATAATATATTGGGCATAAATCAAAATGGCAGAAAAGAAGTATTAGGTTTTTATTTGGCTGAAAGTGAAGGAGCTAACTTCTGGTTGGGAGTTCTAAATGACCTAAAAGAGCGAGGAGTAGAAGATATTCTAATTGCCTGCATTGATGGGCTAAAAAGCTTTCCTGCGGCTATAAATAGTGTGTTTCCTAAGGCAGAAGTACAGCTATGTATAGTGCATCAGATAAGGAATTCACTGAAATATGTATCTAGCAAAGATGTAAAAGTTTTCATGAATGATTTGAAAAAAATATATCGTGCTTCAAGTAAAGAGATCGCTGAGAATTATCTGCTTGAGCTGGAAGAAAAATGGGGAGAGAAGTATCCTTTAGTTATAAAATCCTGGCAGAACAATTGGGAAAACTTATCCAGTTATTTTAAGTATTCTGGGCAAGTTAGGAAGCTGATTTACACCACCAATCCAATTGAGGGGTTGCATAGACAAATCAGGAAATTTACTAAAACTAAGGGTTCATTTACTAGTACAAATGCCTTGTACAAACAGGTATATTGTGCTATAAAAAAGGTAGAGCAAAAGTGGATTATGGCTCTCCCTAATTGGGCTTTAACTATGTCTCAACTTGATATTTTCTTTCCAGATAGATTGAAAATTGAGTTGAACTAA
- a CDS encoding magnesium transporter, giving the protein MPKYEELNGTQQELYGKLQAAMEEHENIIDLLTGFSKEDLLKILTTVKCIEFEDGEEHTLTPLAYAINLKNSLNSQRYITNILSVAKEKDILEEVLTTADIKIKLSNGQEYTSTPLVHAIILNKQRGIQAILNVAKRNSILEKVLTTANIKIRLSDDQEHTLTPLGCAINLINQEVSQKSIKAIIDVAQDNDMLEKVFASIKKDHLNKTKNILEILKNQEQDEEQKAKIDGWLKILAKSISSCESKDDPNTIEMYDRVEEICEKQEQEDWKLTLERIVPNHENKDKCEIFSKIFNEETFKVSLDSQRNADMITLIRKNQPDYESKEQSLVDESSVPQTEGNITDESSTSEISIMPDCESNEQSSMAESIVPKTEGNITDESSTSEIESSKQKDKVKTTNKPIIIGCVYGAIAALATGGGCFAAGVALPILALIGIAAALVTGLVAGGIKYVISKPSENLDRVNVGQGVVDTGVNITA; this is encoded by the coding sequence ATGCCAAAATATGAAGAGTTAAACGGAACACAACAAGAATTATATGGTAAGTTACAGGCTGCGATGGAAGAACATGAGAATATTATTGATCTTCTTACAGGATTTTCAAAAGAGGATTTGCTGAAAATTCTTACTACTGTGAAATGTATAGAGTTTGAAGATGGTGAAGAACATACTCTAACACCGCTTGCCTACGCTATAAATCTTAAGAACTCGTTAAATAGTCAGAGATATATTACAAATATTCTAAGTGTAGCTAAAGAGAAAGATATATTAGAAGAAGTTCTTACTACTGCGGATATAAAGATCAAGCTCTCAAATGGTCAAGAATATACTTCAACACCACTTGTCCATGCTATTATTCTTAATAAACAGAGAGGCATTCAAGCTATCCTAAATGTAGCTAAAAGAAATAGTATATTAGAAAAAGTTCTTACTACTGCGAATATAAAGATCAGGCTTTCAGATGATCAAGAACATACTCTAACACCGCTTGGCTGTGCTATAAATCTTATTAATCAGGAAGTTAGTCAGAAAAGTATTAAAGCTATTATAGATGTAGCTCAAGATAATGATATGTTAGAAAAAGTTTTCGCTAGTATAAAAAAAGATCATCTTAACAAAACCAAGAATATTTTAGAAATACTAAAAAATCAAGAGCAAGATGAAGAGCAAAAAGCTAAAATTGATGGTTGGCTAAAAATACTTGCAAAGAGCATATCTAGTTGTGAAAGTAAAGATGATCCTAACACAATTGAAATGTACGATAGAGTTGAGGAGATATGTGAAAAGCAAGAGCAAGAGGATTGGAAATTAACCCTTGAAAGGATCGTGCCTAATCACGAAAATAAAGACAAGTGTGAAATATTTTCTAAGATTTTTAACGAGGAGACTTTCAAAGTATCATTAGATTCACAGCGAAATGCTGATATGATAACATTAATTAGAAAGAACCAGCCTGATTACGAAAGTAAAGAACAGTCTTTAGTAGATGAAAGCAGCGTACCTCAAACTGAAGGAAATATAACTGATGAAAGTAGTACATCTGAAATAAGTATTATGCCCGATTGTGAAAGTAATGAACAGTCTTCAATGGCTGAAAGCATCGTTCCTAAAACTGAAGGAAATATAACTGATGAAAGTAGTACATCTGAAATAGAGAGTAGTAAACAAAAAGACAAAGTAAAAACTACTAATAAACCAATAATAATTGGCTGTGTTTATGGTGCTATAGCTGCATTGGCAACTGGTGGTGGATGTTTTGCTGCTGGTGTTGCATTACCGATATTGGCTTTAATTGGTATAGCTGCTGCTCTAGTAACAGGACTTGTTGCTGGTGGTATTAAATATGTAATTTCAAAGCCTAGTGAGAATCTAGATAGAGTTAATGTAGGACAAGGAGTTGTTGATACAGGGGTAAATATAACAGCGTAG
- the tatC gene encoding twin-arginine translocase subunit TatC — protein sequence MNENSQKYASFYEHFAELRKRVIFCFLFFCVTFGFCYYFKENIYRFLLAPLIEVTKDSNDFSLIYTDLTEAFFVYLRVAIMSALLFSFPVFAWQFYMFLAPGLYKRERAVLLPYLIATPVLFVTGAAVVYYYIFPLAWKFFIAFEHSGKSFGIPIEFMPSVSEYLDLVLQFMFAFGTAFQIPVILTLMVRVGLITAQSLSNKRRIAIVVIFIIAAILTPPDVLSQVGLAIPMLVLYELSILICRYIEKKAKD from the coding sequence ATGAACGAAAACTCACAAAAATATGCTTCATTTTATGAGCACTTTGCGGAACTTAGAAAAAGGGTTATTTTTTGCTTTCTATTTTTTTGTGTTACCTTCGGGTTTTGTTACTACTTTAAAGAAAATATATACCGCTTTTTACTTGCACCTTTAATAGAAGTTACAAAAGATAGCAATGATTTTTCTCTAATCTATACAGACTTAACAGAAGCGTTTTTTGTATATCTCAGGGTTGCAATAATGAGTGCACTGTTGTTTTCTTTTCCTGTGTTTGCATGGCAATTCTATATGTTTCTAGCACCTGGCTTATATAAAAGAGAAAGGGCAGTGTTATTGCCATACTTAATTGCAACACCGGTTTTGTTTGTAACGGGAGCCGCTGTAGTTTACTACTACATATTTCCCTTAGCCTGGAAATTTTTTATTGCTTTTGAACATAGCGGTAAATCTTTCGGTATACCAATAGAGTTTATGCCATCAGTTAGTGAATATTTAGACCTTGTTCTTCAATTCATGTTTGCGTTTGGTACTGCATTTCAAATTCCAGTCATACTAACCTTAATGGTGAGAGTAGGGCTAATCACTGCACAAAGTTTGTCAAATAAACGCAGAATTGCGATAGTGGTAATTTTCATTATTGCTGCAATCTTAACTCCACCTGATGTACTAAGCCAAGTAGGGCTTGCAATTCCAATGTTGGTATTATATGAGCTGTCTATTCTGATATGTAGATACATTGAAAAGAAAGCAAAGGATTGA
- a CDS encoding helix-turn-helix domain-containing protein, with amino-acid sequence MTNISIRYKIAQKVRSWRLKQKYTLKNLADKAGINYHTLLRYEQGACGIPIGRLKILAESLSIPIRNLFPKQKVLKENSCFDKAKTQEMYNFIEKTGGRKAIYMLTKSVRAEEESNVKAARIRIARNLVKAGFDTEVIYRVTGLSTKEYADKERYEPNGGQEIKKWRIIRGYTQEELAKKLNVGPSQIHHYEQGSVTLLSERLWEIARELSVDAEDLIKEYKENDCEGENELLSLAREYRKIDNQESRDELNIWVEFLLQRKQIYKEKIDKVEEMKVTNNLLQLGFSTDVISRIID; translated from the coding sequence ATGACAAATATCTCGATAAGGTACAAAATAGCGCAAAAAGTAAGGAGCTGGAGGTTAAAACAAAAATATACCCTGAAAAACTTAGCAGACAAGGCAGGCATAAACTATCATACACTGCTAAGATATGAGCAAGGAGCATGTGGCATTCCAATTGGAAGGCTAAAAATCCTAGCAGAGTCGTTATCAATCCCTATTAGAAATCTCTTTCCAAAACAAAAAGTACTAAAAGAAAACAGTTGTTTTGATAAAGCTAAGACCCAGGAAATGTATAATTTCATAGAAAAAACAGGAGGACGCAAAGCAATTTATATGTTAACCAAATCTGTCCGAGCTGAAGAAGAAAGTAATGTAAAAGCAGCAAGAATAAGAATTGCAAGGAATCTAGTTAAGGCAGGGTTTGATACTGAGGTTATCTATCGAGTAACAGGCTTATCAACTAAAGAATATGCTGATAAAGAGAGATACGAGCCAAACGGAGGACAAGAGATAAAAAAATGGAGAATAATAAGAGGATATACGCAAGAAGAATTAGCAAAAAAGCTTAATGTAGGGCCCTCACAGATACATCACTATGAACAAGGTAGCGTTACTCTTTTAAGTGAAAGGTTGTGGGAGATAGCAAGAGAATTATCAGTGGATGCTGAAGATCTGATAAAGGAATACAAAGAAAATGATTGCGAAGGAGAAAATGAATTATTAAGTTTGGCAAGAGAATATAGAAAAATTGATAATCAAGAATCACGAGATGAACTGAATATATGGGTAGAATTTTTATTGCAAAGAAAGCAAATTTACAAAGAGAAGATTGATAAAGTAGAGGAAATGAAAGTTACAAATAATTTACTTCAGTTAGGTTTTTCTACTGATGTTATTTCTAGAATAATTGATTAA
- a CDS encoding ankyrin repeat domain-containing protein, protein MAIQRDEALKILGFESSDAPSEQKIKSAYRKLALKYHPDKHSGESEIVKKQNEEKFKKLGTAYEFLTEKNIEEVTNLTDKNLNQINSPEDLRFYLYRALYNRDIAFLKKLFSKFKSGKDGRFGDYINEMHSGSLLPLEVAFYKAESCGDLSLLDLLLINGANPNIEVLCGIVPLHCALVLRNSKVVELLLKHDANPNVKDESSTTPLMEACGKGYYETVEVLLQYNADFDIQDKYGNTALHKASSRGHYEIVELLLKHGAYKESESLNKALHKAVECRENWHEREKVVKLLLQYGADPNANKKYYLPRAIECDSYLATNSVTAFIKIFCLPYGSNNKVRKLMAEYGGVDRQYIMLQAIFTCCCLTVASATFFSIASPWCYIPTAIFALAACFFIKNAVHAAFFAKEPSPEFTEAIACPEISKRL, encoded by the coding sequence ATGGCCATACAAAGAGACGAAGCTTTAAAAATATTAGGTTTTGAATCAAGCGATGCGCCCAGTGAACAAAAAATTAAATCAGCGTACAGAAAATTAGCTTTGAAATATCATCCTGATAAACATTCAGGTGAAAGTGAGATTGTGAAGAAACAAAATGAGGAGAAATTCAAAAAGCTAGGTACTGCATATGAATTTCTCACTGAGAAAAATATAGAAGAGGTTACAAATCTAACTGACAAAAATTTAAATCAAATTAATTCGCCTGAAGATTTGAGGTTTTACTTATATAGAGCTCTATATAATCGGGATATAGCGTTTCTTAAAAAGCTTTTTTCCAAATTCAAAAGCGGTAAAGATGGAAGATTTGGTGATTACATCAATGAAATGCATTCAGGATCTTTATTACCACTAGAAGTTGCTTTCTATAAAGCCGAAAGCTGTGGAGATTTAAGTCTCCTTGATCTGCTTTTAATAAATGGTGCTAATCCTAACATAGAAGTGCTTTGTGGCATAGTACCATTACATTGTGCTTTAGTTCTCAGAAATAGTAAGGTTGTGGAACTGTTGTTAAAGCACGATGCTAATCCTAATGTAAAGGATGAGTCATCCACAACGCCATTAATGGAAGCCTGTGGCAAGGGATATTATGAAACTGTAGAAGTACTTTTACAGTATAATGCTGATTTTGACATACAAGATAAATATGGTAATACTGCATTACATAAAGCATCTTCTAGAGGGCATTATGAAATTGTAGAACTGCTTTTAAAACATGGTGCTTATAAAGAAAGTGAAAGCCTCAATAAGGCATTACATAAAGCGGTGGAATGTCGTGAAAATTGGCATGAGAGAGAGAAGGTTGTAAAACTGCTTCTGCAATATGGTGCAGATCCTAATGCAAATAAAAAATATTACTTACCAAGAGCAATAGAGTGTGATTCATATCTTGCTACTAATAGTGTAACAGCTTTTATTAAGATATTTTGTTTACCATACGGCAGCAATAACAAAGTTAGAAAATTAATGGCCGAGTATGGTGGTGTTGATAGACAGTATATTATGCTTCAAGCAATATTTACTTGTTGTTGCTTAACAGTAGCTTCTGCTACTTTTTTTAGTATAGCTTCTCCTTGGTGTTATATACCAACAGCAATATTTGCACTTGCCGCGTGTTTTTTCATTAAAAATGCTGTACATGCTGCATTTTTTGCAAAAGAACCTTCTCCTGAGTTTACCGAAGCTATAGCTTGTCCAGAGATTAGTAAAAGGCTATAA
- a CDS encoding RadC family protein yields the protein MNNGKKLTEEIERVLQSGGGSALFDREIVAVLLGAVHDRKQAQDVTKTLMDNCPGIGEILGREIDDLKMIEGMTEHAAAAIECVKEAYKRALREGLKRGPVMDSQEKLIEYVRVNIGFSAKEAVQIIYLDKQHRLIRDEVYFGTIDEVHLSERKVVKKALSMEAASIILAHNHPGGSLEPSEDDKVMTRELVSACQGVGIELEDHIIMTDKGYCSFKERELL from the coding sequence ATGAATAATGGTAAAAAACTTACAGAAGAAATAGAGAGAGTATTACAAAGTGGAGGAGGAAGTGCTCTATTTGATCGCGAAATAGTGGCAGTACTTCTAGGAGCAGTTCACGACAGAAAGCAAGCACAAGATGTTACTAAAACTCTAATGGATAATTGCCCAGGAATAGGAGAAATTTTAGGGCGAGAAATCGATGATCTGAAAATGATAGAAGGAATGACCGAACATGCAGCCGCAGCAATTGAATGTGTTAAAGAAGCTTATAAAAGAGCACTAAGAGAAGGATTAAAGAGAGGACCTGTAATGGATAGCCAAGAAAAGCTGATAGAGTATGTAAGGGTAAATATAGGCTTTTCAGCAAAAGAAGCTGTTCAGATAATATACTTGGATAAACAGCACCGTCTGATAAGAGATGAAGTGTATTTTGGTACAATAGATGAAGTACACTTATCTGAAAGGAAAGTGGTAAAAAAGGCGTTATCAATGGAAGCAGCGTCAATAATATTAGCTCATAACCATCCAGGAGGGAGTTTAGAACCATCAGAAGATGATAAAGTAATGACTAGAGAATTAGTATCAGCATGTCAAGGAGTGGGAATTGAACTAGAGGATCACATTATTATGACAGACAAAGGATACTGCAGTTTTAAGGAAAGAGAGCTGTTATAA
- a CDS encoding Rpn family recombination-promoting nuclease/putative transposase, with amino-acid sequence MALSKFLDPKNDISFKRIFGTEKNKDILIHFLNDILGFTGKSTIKDIEFLSTIQDPDIASKKQSIVDVLCRDENGLQVIVEMQVAKTKGFEKRAQYYAAKAYSRQADKGDQYHDLKEIIFIAIADCILFPDKSEYKSKHTIRDEDTNEHDLKDFYFIFIELPKFPKTKEDQLSSIVEKWVYFFRYADETSEEELERIIGSDLIIERAYEELNRFNWSEKEFIAYEQEIKRIRDEQAVLAQKLDDAKHEGRQEGIQIGHQKGREEGEKQAKIAVAKNLLKAGVSTDIISQTTGFSHSEISQLKEKT; translated from the coding sequence ATGGCTCTTTCGAAGTTTCTCGATCCAAAAAATGATATATCGTTCAAGCGCATCTTTGGCACTGAAAAAAACAAGGACATTCTTATTCACTTCCTTAATGATATCCTTGGCTTCACTGGCAAAAGTACAATAAAGGATATAGAGTTCTTAAGTACTATTCAAGACCCTGATATTGCTTCTAAAAAACAAAGCATTGTTGATGTTCTTTGTAGGGATGAAAATGGGCTGCAAGTCATAGTCGAAATGCAGGTCGCTAAAACCAAAGGCTTTGAAAAACGTGCTCAATACTATGCTGCTAAAGCCTATTCAAGACAGGCTGATAAAGGCGATCAATATCATGACCTTAAGGAAATTATCTTTATTGCTATAGCAGACTGTATTTTATTTCCTGATAAGTCTGAGTACAAATCAAAGCATACTATTCGCGATGAAGATACTAATGAGCATGATCTAAAAGATTTTTACTTTATATTTATTGAGTTACCTAAATTTCCAAAAACCAAAGAAGATCAGCTTTCAAGTATAGTTGAAAAATGGGTCTACTTCTTTAGATATGCAGATGAAACTAGTGAAGAAGAGCTAGAGAGAATAATAGGAAGTGATCTAATAATTGAAAGAGCATATGAAGAACTAAATAGGTTCAACTGGTCAGAAAAAGAATTTATTGCCTATGAACAGGAGATCAAGCGTATTCGTGATGAACAGGCTGTCCTTGCTCAAAAACTCGATGATGCTAAACATGAAGGTAGACAAGAAGGCATCCAAATCGGCCATCAAAAAGGTAGGGAAGAGGGAGAAAAACAAGCTAAAATAGCTGTGGCAAAAAACCTACTTAAAGCTGGTGTCTCTACTGATATCATATCACAAACTACAGGTTTTTCTCATTCTGAAATTTCACAACTCAAAGAAAAAACATAA
- a CDS encoding IS256 family transposase produces the protein MGQANRTTGLVDYKELETNILSSIREGRPLTGRDGALTPFIKRLLEASLEGEIESHMSAKSEENNRRNGRNAKTLRTSSGSFELLTPRDREGSFEPQIVKKRQTSLHPELEAKVLSTYASGMGYRDIASHVEEIYDHKISAAEISSITDKLLPVINEWRSRPLQSVYPIVFMDGMFFKVKEDGHCISKCMYNILGINQNGRKEVLGFYLAESEGANFWLGVLNDLKERGVEDILIACIDGLKSFPAAINSVFPKAEVQLCIVHQIRNSLKYVSSKDVKVFMNDLKKIYRASSKEIAENYLLELEEKWGEKYPLVIKSWQNNWENLSSYFKYSGQVRKLIYTTNPIEGLHRQIRKFTKTKGSFTSTNALYKQVYCAIKKVEQKWIMALPNWALTISQLDIFFPDRLKIELN, from the coding sequence ATGGGTCAAGCAAATAGAACTACTGGTTTGGTAGATTATAAAGAATTAGAAACAAATATCCTGTCATCTATACGAGAAGGAAGACCATTGACAGGAAGAGATGGAGCATTAACACCGTTTATAAAAAGGTTGCTAGAGGCAAGTCTGGAAGGTGAAATAGAAAGCCACATGTCAGCTAAAAGTGAAGAAAATAACCGAAGAAATGGAAGGAATGCAAAAACTTTACGTACAAGTTCAGGCTCATTTGAACTATTAACACCAAGAGACAGAGAAGGAAGCTTTGAACCGCAAATAGTCAAAAAAAGGCAAACAAGCCTACATCCAGAACTTGAAGCAAAGGTCTTAAGCACATATGCCAGTGGCATGGGATACAGAGATATAGCTTCACATGTTGAGGAAATATATGACCACAAAATATCAGCAGCAGAGATATCCAGTATTACTGATAAACTGCTACCAGTAATCAATGAATGGCGCAGCCGCCCACTGCAATCAGTGTATCCAATAGTGTTTATGGATGGCATGTTCTTTAAGGTCAAGGAGGACGGACATTGTATAAGTAAATGCATGTATAATATATTGGGCATAAATCAAAATGGCAGAAAAGAAGTATTAGGTTTTTATTTGGCTGAAAGTGAAGGAGCTAACTTCTGGTTGGGAGTTCTAAATGACCTAAAAGAGCGAGGAGTAGAAGATATTCTAATTGCCTGCATTGATGGGCTAAAAAGCTTTCCTGCGGCTATAAATAGTGTGTTTCCTAAGGCAGAAGTACAGCTATGTATAGTGCATCAGATAAGGAATTCACTGAAATATGTATCTAGCAAAGATGTAAAAGTTTTCATGAATGATTTGAAAAAAATATATCGTGCTTCAAGTAAAGAGATCGCTGAGAATTATCTGCTTGAGCTGGAAGAAAAATGGGGAGAGAAGTATCCTTTAGTTATAAAATCCTGGCAGAACAATTGGGAAAACTTATCCAGTTATTTTAAGTATTCTGGGCAAGTTAGGAAGCTGATTTACACCACCAATCCAATTGAGGGGTTGCATAGACAAATCAGGAAATTTACTAAAACTAAGGGTTCATTTACTAGTACAAATGCCTTGTACAAACAGGTATATTGTGCTATAAAAAAGGTAGAGCAAAAGTGGATTATGGCTCTCCCTAATTGGGCTTTAACTATTTCTCAACTTGATATTTTCTTTCCAGATAGATTGAAAATTGAGTTGAACTAA
- the gap gene encoding type I glyceraldehyde-3-phosphate dehydrogenase, whose product MTIRVGINGLGRIGRSVLRAIFEVENYSEQIEVVAVNGSLSAEQHAHLIKYDSVHGKFNGDIDFNESENWLSINGRKFSLYRERSPENIPWNVDVVLECTGAFNKRAEAANHNAERVIVSAPVSDADVTIVYGVNNDMLKKEHKVISAGSCTTNCLAPIVHILHSNLGIKSGFMTTIHAYTNDQNILDGNHRDLRRARACGLSMVPTTTGAAKTIGSVIPQLKGKLDGTAIRVPVSNVSMVDFKFTTDKKVTAREINEMFKNSANHVLSVCNEPLVSIDFVHNPYSAIVDLAGTYVTGDICRVAAWYDNEWAFSLRMLDIALL is encoded by the coding sequence ATGACAATTCGTGTAGGAATTAATGGTCTTGGTAGAATAGGCAGAAGTGTATTGCGTGCTATTTTTGAAGTAGAAAACTATAGCGAGCAAATAGAAGTTGTGGCGGTAAATGGGTCGCTCAGTGCTGAGCAGCATGCACATTTGATTAAATATGACTCTGTTCATGGCAAATTTAACGGCGATATTGATTTTAACGAGTCTGAAAATTGGCTATCTATAAATGGCAGGAAATTTTCTTTATATAGAGAACGTAGCCCTGAAAATATTCCTTGGAATGTTGATGTAGTGCTTGAATGCACTGGTGCATTCAACAAGCGTGCGGAAGCAGCAAATCATAATGCAGAGAGAGTAATTGTCTCTGCTCCAGTTTCAGATGCTGACGTAACTATAGTTTACGGCGTAAATAACGATATGCTAAAAAAGGAGCATAAAGTGATCTCAGCAGGTTCTTGTACTACAAACTGTCTGGCTCCGATTGTACACATTTTACACTCCAATTTAGGTATAAAAAGCGGTTTTATGACCACTATACATGCCTATACGAATGATCAAAATATTCTTGATGGCAACCATAGAGACTTACGCAGGGCAAGAGCTTGTGGCCTTTCTATGGTGCCAACTACAACTGGAGCAGCAAAAACAATTGGTTCTGTTATTCCTCAGTTAAAGGGTAAGCTAGATGGTACTGCTATTAGAGTTCCGGTTAGCAACGTTTCTATGGTTGATTTTAAATTTACGACTGATAAGAAGGTAACAGCTAGAGAAATAAATGAAATGTTTAAGAATTCAGCAAATCATGTGCTTTCCGTATGTAACGAGCCTTTAGTTTCAATAGACTTTGTCCATAACCCTTATAGTGCAATTGTGGATTTAGCTGGTACATATGTCACAGGTGATATCTGTAGAGTTGCAGCGTGGTACGATAATGAATGGGCTTTTTCACTGAGAATGTTAGATATAGCTTTATTGTAA